A genomic segment from Diospyros lotus cultivar Yz01 chromosome 5, ASM1463336v1, whole genome shotgun sequence encodes:
- the LOC127802305 gene encoding uncharacterized protein LOC127802305 isoform X1 gives MVDIQTVCCMCGDVGFPDKLFRCSKCHNRFQHSYCSNYYSEFAEPIEQCDWCQSEERGSRHGSSSKKSSAAGSEAGITHRSEYSGGDRIKRPEREDGGEKGKSPSPRTATRRYKLLKDVMC, from the exons ATGGTGGATATCCAGACTGTTTGCTGTATGTGTGGCGATGTCGGCTTCCCCGACAAACTCTTCCGCTGCTCCAAGTGCCACAACCGCTTCCAACActc GTACTGCAGCAACTACTACAGCGAATTTGCGGAGCCAATTGAGCAGTGCGATTGGTGCCAGAGCGAGGAGAGAGGCTCCAGACACGGCAGCTCGTCGAAGAAGTCTTCCGCCGCCGGGAGTGAAGCCGGAATCACCCACCGGTCGGAGTACTCCGGCGGCGACAGGATCAAGCGGCCTGAGCGGGAAGACGGCGGCGAGAAGGGGAAGAGCCCTTCGCCGAGAACCGCTACACGCAGGTACAAGCTTCTCAAGGATGTCATGTGTTAG
- the LOC127802305 gene encoding uncharacterized protein LOC127802305 isoform X2, which produces MVDIQTVCCMCGDVGFPDKLFRCSKCHNRFQHSNYYSEFAEPIEQCDWCQSEERGSRHGSSSKKSSAAGSEAGITHRSEYSGGDRIKRPEREDGGEKGKSPSPRTATRRYKLLKDVMC; this is translated from the exons ATGGTGGATATCCAGACTGTTTGCTGTATGTGTGGCGATGTCGGCTTCCCCGACAAACTCTTCCGCTGCTCCAAGTGCCACAACCGCTTCCAACActc CAACTACTACAGCGAATTTGCGGAGCCAATTGAGCAGTGCGATTGGTGCCAGAGCGAGGAGAGAGGCTCCAGACACGGCAGCTCGTCGAAGAAGTCTTCCGCCGCCGGGAGTGAAGCCGGAATCACCCACCGGTCGGAGTACTCCGGCGGCGACAGGATCAAGCGGCCTGAGCGGGAAGACGGCGGCGAGAAGGGGAAGAGCCCTTCGCCGAGAACCGCTACACGCAGGTACAAGCTTCTCAAGGATGTCATGTGTTAG